The following proteins are encoded in a genomic region of Zea mays cultivar B73 chromosome 9, Zm-B73-REFERENCE-NAM-5.0, whole genome shotgun sequence:
- the LOC103639247 gene encoding uncharacterized protein, with protein MDKLGNLPIIDWIGGVGNKVSRIQERGFSPTYNMERSSMHGCGTEVINKRAPPKLAKESMEDFLDASLVRETMMEGTKEEVWERESMSGLPTKKGMSSAQVFGHSWRPINPTWCWVPRSGIHTKSCYPARPDEVRRLRLSAKSVSRVRHQSLEARSYAQVVREGRMAWRRDHGGSNWKRRQDEWMEEDDLLEGDPCREQDLRAKLQRGSGDSTDRIPAEQVRAMPNIRPAGNFGNWKKGQGGRGFAARGGFGGRRGLGRSEFDGQGSRQFETKEKFRGAQFSGDSGLITENRLGTHFEKDFRLQEDQGKEIKCFRCTQSGHHQSECSNEPLCYKCKGFGHMAAECHMQRKLRLFGFGMPEQGFFGIDISENKEQMAGLVASIHVLEGEPNEEKLEEELKNLVQENWEFRVRRVDKFDFIASFPDKGSLETYAKLNSLEMPIYRFRVKIGKTSVDPKASAELQSVWVKIFNIPEKAREKIIVKEVASLVGKPVTVDELSLIKDGPVRVQVLCRDPSRIRGLVEVFFNKTGYELKFLVEGKHRKATAAGGYITKGDSDEEDHNRDRDKAGRKDGKRGGGKFDRKGKEIERNQESSHGDSHEEENTECMEVDTHDCLLAGVHPMEGFSNTINEGLGEQTDGADISFDHADQLVLKQKMKEHVLEVNPMVLLDSQQSEIVDQEEENGKTAKELAHFGGVIGGSDGDILDFPGGEDMEAALEVDKQNNAEGNANRFKLVNHTSREGNEKQQICMADCGDETLAFEEEGSKWDVVVNKRGRKKTTTKGPVRATRASSRIPRDGIPILEKATRRALEKDITQELERATQDKGSSDVGRYSGLNEELVTGTALG; from the exons ATGGATAAATTGGGGAATCTTCCTATTATTGATTGGATTGGGGGAGTTGGTAACAAGGTTTCACGTATCCAGGAGCGTGGTTTTTCCCCAACTTATAACATGGAAAGGAGTAGCATGCATGGGTGCGGGACTGAGGTGATTAACAAGCGAGCTCCACCCAAGCTTGCAAAGGAATCCATGGAGGATTTTCTAGATGCTAGTTTGGTCAGGGAGACGATGATGGAAGGGACAAAGGAGGAAGTCTGGGAGCGGGAATCCATGAGCGGGTTACCGACGAAAAAAGGCATGTCATCGGCCCAAGTGTTTGGGCACTCCTGGAGGCCCATCAACCCCACGTGGTGCTGGGTTCCAAGAAGCGGAATCCACACTAAGTCATGCTACCCTGCTCGACCGGACGAAGTGCGTAGGCTTCGGCTCTCTGCCAAGTCCGTGTCTAGGGTTAGACATCAATCCTTGGAGGCTCGTTCCTATGCCCAAGTAGTGAGGGAAGGCAGAATGGCTTGGAGGAGGGATCATGGAGGGAGCAATTGGAAACGGCGCCAAGATGAATGGATGGAGGAAGATGACCTTCTGGAAGGGGATCCCTGCAGAGAACAAGATCTGCGCGCTAAACTTCAGAGGGGATCAGGAGATTCTACTGACAGGATCCCAGCAGAGCAGGTACGTGCCATGCCAAACATTAGACCTGCGGGTAACTTTGGGAATTGGAAAAAGGGTCAAGGAGGCCGTGGTTTTGCTGCCAGGGGAGGCTTTGGAGGTCGACGGGGTTTGGGACGCTCTGAATTTGATGGTCAAGGAAGTAGACAGTTTGAGACAAAGGAAAAATTCCGTGGTGCCCAATTCTCTGGAGACAGTGGTTTGATCACAGAAAACAGATTGGGGAcacactttgaaaaagattttcgTCTTCAGGAAGATCAGGGCAAAGAAATCAAATGTTTTCGCTGTACTCAGTCTGGACACCACCAATCTGAGTGTAGTAATGAACCTCTTTGCTACAAATGCAAGGGATTTGGGCACATGGCTGCAGAGTGCCACATGCAGAGGAAACTGAGGTTGTTTGGATTTGGTATGCCAGAACAGGGTTTCTTTGGTATTGATATTTCTGAAAACAAAGAGCAGATGGCGGGTCTGGTGGCTTCTATCCATGTTTTGGAGGGGGAACCTAATGAGGAAAAATTAGAGGAGGAACTAAAAAATTTAGTGCAAGAAAATTGGGAATTCAGGGTGAGAAGGGTGGATAAGTTTGACTTCATTGCCTCCTTCCCAGATAAAGGATCCCTTGAGACTTATGCTAAGCTCAATAGCCTGGAGATGCCTATCTATAGGTTCAGAGTTAAAATTGGAAAAACCAGTGTGGATCCAAAAGCTTCAGCAGAATTACAGAGTGTTTGGGTTAAGATTTTCAACATACCAGAGAAAGCACGTGAGAAAATTATTGTGAAGGAAGTGGCTAGCTTAGTTGGTAAACCTGTGACAGTAGATGAGCTGAGTCTGATCAAAGATGGCCCGGTGAGAGTTCAGGTGCTGTGTCGTGATCCTTCTCGCATCAGGGGGTTGGTGGAAGTATTTTTTAACAAAACAGGTTATGAACTGAAGTTTTTAGTTGAAGGAAAGCACCGTAAAGCTACAGCTGCTGGGGGTTATATAACCAAAGGGGATTCGGATGAGGAGGATCATAATAGGGATAGAGATAAAGCTGGCAGAAAAGATGGAAAGAGGGGAGGAGGAAAATTCGAtaggaaagggaaagaaatagaaAGAAACCAGGAATCTAGCCATGGGGATTCTCATGAGGAAGAAAACACTGAATGCATGGAAGTTGATACCCATGATTGTCTGCTTGCTGGTGTCCACCCAATGGAAGGATTTTCCAACACCATTAATGAAGGGCTAGGAGAACAGACAgatggtgcagacatttcttttGATCACGCTGATCAGTTGGTTCTGAAACAGAAAATGAAGGAACATGTCTTGGAGGTTAATCCCATGGTCCTCCTGGACAGTCAACAGTCTGAAATAGTCGATCAGGAGGAGGAAAATGGAAAAACAGCCAAGGAGCTCGCACATTTTGGAGGAGTGATTGGAGGTTCAGATGGCGACATTCTTGACTTTCCTGGAGGTGAGGATATGGAGGCTGCTCTTGAGGTTGACAAGCAAAACAACGCAGAGGGCAATGCTAACAGGTTCAAGCTGGTAAACCATACAAGTAGAGAGGGGAATGAAAAACAACAAATCTGTATGGCAGATTGTGGCGATGAAACACTTGCTTTTGAGGAGGAAGGTAGTAAATGGGATGTGGTAGTCAACAAAAGAGGTAGGAAGAAAACGACAACGAAAGGCCCAGTGAGAGCTACCAGAGCCAGCTCGAGGATTCCTAGGGATGGAATTCCAATCTTGGAGAAAGCCACGAGGAGAGCTCTAGAGAAAGACATCACTCAAG AGCTGGAGCGTGCTACTCAAGACAAAGGATCAAGCGATGTTGGAAGATATTCTGGACTCAATGAAGAATTGGTTACGGGAACAGCACTCGGTTGA